Proteins from a genomic interval of Oncorhynchus clarkii lewisi isolate Uvic-CL-2024 chromosome 13, UVic_Ocla_1.0, whole genome shotgun sequence:
- the LOC139423566 gene encoding activating transcription factor 7-interacting protein 1-like — translation MEVDLVPGTTPDTVPILNPAASLLLSSDTAVESVSSPSLSPSYTAESDQEVRPGFLVLSEDDDVQDESDEEEKEENQRESEGKVEKVEVNLEKPEQFESGAPVDCLSPSSPKPLQIDEEEEGAALQKKRSLSGDSEDGGQKQGERDLEVVERHNKRPRVDCEELEAHVELKISGSAERQHKLKKVVQQLVEEQLCVLQLTLFDKSLQGLRDRLDKIEKHPSALKSLQAKIGRLSKKVGTAIQARENAKTPPEVPLPPTSTSATATTQAGSGILGLSPLATFPLFHSRISTHIPNLDAEHLCYPSTRPVRLPSPVIPHTAAWWRDSHPYQPNQLSANPSVRTSRHDEFHRDTHHCLPPAEDYSLHPCCSQAPLCFCPLISFRCHTHNHDYTHGLTSCHNVPHNHTHNHAQDHNNTQGHDHNNTQGHNHNHTQGHNHNHTQGHNHNHTQGHNHNHTQGHNHNYTQGHNHNHTQGHNHNHTQGHNHNHTQGHNHNHTQGHNHNHTLCHTQYLPPWSHWDSRQAQLQCVCLRLYWSTEGSDGFEGLTLAFNSGSANNSHTANSHLHFSRHTGRLQLLDLRMLFIIAPCSLPLEAASTSPPQQPLLKITRVPSQNDGIVLSWSVIEVDRSCAAVDSYHLYAYHQDHSGPSTHPLLWKKIGEVKALALPMACTLTQFVSGSKYYFAVRARDVFGRFGPFCEPQCTDVLTSPSPKTPI, via the exons ATGGAAGTAGACCTGGTACCAGGTACCACTCCGGACACAGTGCCCATATTGAACCCTGCCgcctccctcctcctgtcctccgaCACGGCTgtagagtctgtctcttccccttcgcTCTCCCCGTCATACACGGCAGAGTCAGACCAGGAGGTCAGGCCAGGGTTCCTGGTGCTTAGTGAAGATGATGATGTCCAGGATGAGAGTgatgaagaggagaaagaggagaatcAGAGGGAAAGTGAAGGAAAGGTAGAAAAAGTTGAGGTTAACCTGGAGAAGCCAGAACAATTTGAAAGTGGTGCTCCAGTTGACTGTCTGTCCCCTTCATCACCAAAGCCCCTTCAGATTGATGAAG AAGAGGAGGGTGCTGCTCTACAGAAGAAACGATCCTTGTCTGGAGACTCGGAGGATGGCGGTCAAaagcagggagaaagagactTGGAAGTGGTGGAGAGGCATAACAAGAGGCCCAGAGTAGACTGTGAAGAGCTGGAGGCTCATGTGGAGCTGAAGATCAGTGGGAGCGCAGAAAGGCAACACAAGCTAAAGAAG GTGGTGCAGCAGCTTGTTGAGGAGCAGTTGTGTGTTCTGCAGCTCACACTATTTGACAAGAGTCTTCAGGGGCTCAGAGACAGACTGGACAAAATAGAAAAACACCCGAGTGCACTCAAGAGCCTGCAG GCAAAGATTGGCCGACTTTCTAAGAAAGTTGGAACTGCCATCCAGGCCAGGGAGAATGCCAAGACACCTCCAGAG GTACCGTTGCCACCTACCTCTACTTCTGCCACAGCAACCACCCAAGCAGGATCAGGAATTCTCGGCCTGAG CCCCCTTGCTACCTTCCCCCTCTTCCACAGCCGGATCTCAACCCACATCCCAAACCTTGATGCTGAGCACCTGTGTTACCCCAGCACCCGGCCCGTCCGCCTTCCCTCTCCAGTCATTCCTCATACAGCTGCCTGGTGGAGGGACAGCCATCCTTACCAACCCAACCAACTCTCAGCTAATCCCAGTGTGCGCACTTCCCGCCATGACGAGTTCCACCGTGACACCCACCACTGCCTTCCTCCTGCAGAGGACTACTCCCTACACCCCTGCTGCTCCCAAGCCCCCCTCTGCTTCTGCCCTCTTATCTCATTTCGCTGCCACACCCACAACCACGACTACACCCACGGACTCACCAGCTGCCACAACGTCCCACATAACCACACCCATAACCATGCCCAGGACCACAACAACACCCAGGGCCACGACCACAACAACACCCAGGGCCACAACCATAACCACACCCAGGGCCACAACCATAACCACACCCAGGGCCACAACCATAACCACACCCAGGGCCACAACCATAACCACACCCAGGGCCACAACCATAACTACACCCAGGGCCACAACCATAACCACACCCAGGGCCACAACCATAACCACACCCAGGGCCACAACCATAACCACACCCAGGGCCACAACCATAACCACACCCAGGGCCACAACCATAACCACACTCTGTGCCACACCCAATATCTCCCACCCTGGAGCCACTGGGACAGTCGGCAGGCCCAGctccagtgtgtctgtctccgtct TTACTGGAGTACTGAAGGCTCCGATGGCTTTGAAGGCCTCACCCTTGCCTTCAACAGCGGGTCAGCGAACAACAGCCACACAGCAAACAGCCACCTCCACTTCAGTCGGCACACAGGCCG ACTTCAGCTGTTGGATCTCCGCATGCTGTTTATCATCGCCCCCTGCAG CCTGCCCCTCGAAGCGGCCAGCACGAGCCCTCCACAGCAGCCTCTGCTCAAAATAACCCGGGTTCCGAGCCAGAATGACGGCATCGTGCTCTCCTGGTCTGTGATTGAGGTGGACAGGAGCTGTGCTGCCGTGGACAGCTACCACCTATACGCCTACCACCAGGACCACTCTGGCCCCAGCACACACCCCCTACTCTGGAAGAAGATCGGGGAGGTGAAGGCCTTGGCTTTGCCCATGGCCTGTACACTCACACAGTTTGTCTCTGGCTCCAAGTACTACTTTGCAGTCCGTGCCAGGGACGTGTTTGGCCGCTTTGGACCTTTCTGTGAGCCTCAGTGCACTGACGTCTTAACGTCCCCTTCACCGAAAACTCCAATTTAA